The Nostoc sp. 'Lobaria pulmonaria (5183) cyanobiont' genome window below encodes:
- the nifV gene encoding homocitrate synthase, with protein sequence MNQIIINDTTLRDGEQAAGVAFTLQEKVAIAKFLDAIGIPELEVGIPAMGDEETRAIAAICNLGLQAKLLGWNRAVISDIKASIACGLNRVHIAIPVSGIQIATKFHGQWRVSLQKLKDSINFALDQGLWVAVGGEDSSRADENFLLDVALYAQEWGASRFRFCDTVGVLDPFTTYTKVQRLVSALTIPLEIHTHNDFGMATANALAGIKAGASSVNTTVNGLGERAGNAALEEVVMAIKRIYNVDLGIDTPSLLELSQLVAAASGADVPPWKAIVGENTFAHESGIHAHGVLQNPITYEPFAPEEVGWERRLVVGKHSGRHLVANLLEQHGIFLNSQETQSVLDAVRHQSVQKKRSLTTEELLNLVREQRYSHATR encoded by the coding sequence ATGAATCAAATCATAATTAATGACACTACATTACGTGATGGCGAACAAGCCGCAGGTGTTGCCTTTACTCTACAAGAAAAAGTAGCGATCGCTAAGTTTCTCGATGCCATTGGTATACCGGAATTAGAAGTGGGTATACCGGCAATGGGCGACGAAGAAACCCGTGCGATCGCCGCAATTTGTAACTTAGGTTTACAAGCAAAACTCTTGGGCTGGAACCGTGCTGTCATCTCAGATATCAAGGCTTCCATCGCCTGTGGTTTGAACCGGGTGCATATTGCCATTCCCGTCTCTGGTATCCAAATTGCCACTAAATTTCATGGTCAGTGGCGAGTAAGTTTGCAAAAACTCAAAGACTCAATCAACTTCGCCCTCGATCAAGGTCTTTGGGTAGCAGTTGGCGGAGAAGATTCTTCCAGGGCTGATGAAAACTTCCTCTTAGATGTAGCACTTTATGCCCAAGAATGGGGTGCATCCCGCTTCCGTTTCTGCGACACTGTAGGAGTTCTCGACCCCTTCACCACCTACACCAAAGTCCAAAGGCTGGTTTCCGCGTTGACGATTCCCCTAGAAATCCACACGCATAATGATTTTGGCATGGCAACTGCCAACGCCCTTGCAGGTATCAAAGCTGGAGCCTCATCAGTGAATACCACAGTCAACGGATTGGGTGAAAGGGCGGGAAATGCAGCATTAGAAGAAGTTGTCATGGCGATCAAACGCATCTACAACGTTGATTTGGGAATTGACACTCCCAGTTTGCTGGAACTGTCTCAACTAGTTGCAGCCGCATCAGGAGCCGATGTACCACCCTGGAAAGCGATCGTTGGCGAAAATACTTTTGCTCACGAATCTGGCATCCATGCTCACGGGGTATTGCAAAACCCGATCACCTACGAACCATTTGCACCCGAAGAAGTAGGTTGGGAACGGCGTTTAGTAGTAGGTAAACATTCTGGACGGCATTTGGTTGCTAACTTACTAGAACAGCATGGAATTTTCTTGAACTCCCAAGAAACCCAATCTGTTTTAGACGCAGTGCGCCATCAATCGGTACAGAAAAAACGTAGTTTGACGACAGAAGAACTATTGAATTTGGTCAGAGAACAGAGGTACTCTCATGCAACGCGATGA
- a CDS encoding polysaccharide deacetylase family protein — MKTKQKGNKPIASLSLDLDNIWSYLKNQGAPGWETYPSYLDIAVPRFLDILQQWDLTITVFIVGQDAALEKNTKAIQAIASAGHEIGNHSFYHDPWLHLYSENEIEEEVALAEEHIKRVTHQHPIGFRGPGYSFSPAVLKVLARRGYEYDASTFPTFLGPIARAYYLITCKLSKEERKKREALFGGFKEGLQPLKPYQWQLDKNKLTEIPVTTMPIFKVPIHFSYIMFLSTFSSEVALLYLRIALWLCKVTRVQPSLLLHPTDFVSQEDVPELSFFPGMSVPTYKKLAIVNKSLEIISSQFNVLTVGQHAKFAADGRKLPVLVPQKR, encoded by the coding sequence ATGAAAACAAAGCAAAAAGGAAATAAACCAATAGCCAGTCTTTCTTTAGACTTGGATAATATTTGGTCTTATTTAAAAAATCAGGGCGCTCCAGGTTGGGAGACTTATCCTTCTTACCTGGATATCGCAGTACCTCGTTTCTTAGATATTCTCCAGCAATGGGATTTGACAATCACAGTATTCATTGTCGGTCAGGATGCAGCGCTAGAAAAGAATACCAAAGCAATACAAGCGATCGCTAGTGCCGGTCACGAAATTGGCAACCATTCATTTTATCACGATCCTTGGCTACATCTGTATTCAGAGAATGAGATTGAAGAAGAGGTGGCGCTCGCCGAAGAACATATCAAACGCGTCACTCATCAACATCCTATCGGCTTTCGGGGGCCAGGATACAGTTTTTCTCCAGCAGTCTTGAAAGTTTTAGCACGCCGGGGATACGAATATGATGCTTCGACTTTTCCCACATTTTTGGGCCCCATAGCACGAGCATACTATTTAATAACTTGTAAATTGAGCAAGGAAGAACGTAAAAAACGGGAAGCACTGTTTGGCGGTTTTAAAGAGGGTTTGCAGCCTCTAAAACCTTACCAGTGGCAACTAGATAAGAATAAACTGACTGAGATTCCCGTTACCACCATGCCAATTTTTAAAGTGCCAATTCACTTCAGTTACATAATGTTTCTGAGTACATTTTCTTCGGAAGTAGCTTTACTCTACCTGCGAATTGCTCTCTGGCTGTGTAAAGTTACACGCGTTCAGCCTTCTCTCCTACTCCATCCTACAGACTTTGTAAGTCAAGAAGATGTACCAGAACTCTCATTCTTCCCTGGTATGAGTGTCCCTACCTACAAAAAGCTGGCAATAGTGAACAAAAGTTTAGAAATTATATCCAGTCAGTTTAATGTTTTGACTGTTGGACAACACGCTAAATTTGCAGCCGATGGACGTAAACTGCCTGTATTAGTGCCTCAAAAAAGGTAA
- a CDS encoding nitrogen fixation protein NifZ — protein sequence MQRDELELNLPPAFEIGEKVRVRKLLKNDGTFPGKEVGQVLVNKGDIGYIASIGTYLQSSYIYAVHFLETGFVVGCMKKELESVEESHESNATDE from the coding sequence ATGCAACGCGATGAATTAGAACTAAACTTGCCACCTGCTTTTGAAATTGGTGAAAAAGTCAGAGTTCGGAAACTGCTAAAAAACGATGGTACTTTTCCTGGTAAGGAAGTCGGCCAAGTTTTGGTAAACAAGGGAGATATCGGCTACATAGCGAGTATAGGCACATATTTGCAGAGTTCCTATATATATGCTGTGCATTTCTTAGAAACAGGGTTCGTCGTCGGCTGTATGAAAAAAGAACTAGAATCTGTTGAGGAATCTCATGAAAGTAATGCTACGGATGAATGA
- a CDS encoding PD-(D/E)XK nuclease family protein, translated as MSLFTNLLNLHSASKPREDFFTEIVAYFLSLNNDILIGWLKHHSIISDDNYSSIKISTQQEHKGLENHTEDSRLDIEVELSNGFSTDVIFIESKIGANDGNNSLKKYAEILSNLPNIRHRILIYITRDYDPKKEIKTPAFNLEPKVSFYQLRWHQFYARLQQYATDILAQEILMFMRRNGMSTTNQFSSLDLLTMVNFNKTLNLMESTLSEEVQHEFRLAFGGVIRGAASRTQWKWDERYIIYTHFSPSTWDLWCGLGYFGLNPSNLTDYPYLGIFLQVSSRFGQRPKIIESMQKIIYDKPNLWTPSNLKVLPAWSGIFYRKSLQDFLSEENHVSAIKLFFQESIKELKTVQEQYFDFPWKGVSIETVTETDKEDLDTLPSSIA; from the coding sequence ATGTCTTTGTTTACTAATTTACTCAACTTACATTCAGCAAGTAAACCGCGTGAAGATTTTTTTACTGAGATTGTTGCTTATTTTCTGTCCCTAAATAATGATATTTTAATTGGTTGGCTAAAACATCACTCAATCATTAGTGATGATAATTATTCCAGCATCAAGATTTCAACTCAACAAGAACACAAAGGACTTGAAAACCATACAGAGGATAGCAGACTTGATATTGAGGTTGAACTGTCAAATGGTTTTAGCACAGATGTAATATTTATTGAATCCAAAATTGGCGCGAATGATGGAAATAATTCTTTAAAAAAATATGCTGAAATTTTGAGTAATTTACCAAATATCAGACATCGAATTTTAATTTACATCACCCGTGATTATGACCCGAAAAAAGAAATTAAAACTCCAGCATTTAATCTAGAGCCAAAAGTAAGTTTTTATCAATTGAGGTGGCATCAATTTTATGCCCGATTACAACAATACGCAACTGATATCTTAGCCCAAGAAATATTAATGTTCATGAGGAGAAATGGAATGTCTACCACTAATCAATTTTCATCGCTTGACTTATTGACAATGGTGAATTTTAACAAAACTCTCAATCTTATGGAATCAACCCTCAGTGAAGAAGTACAGCACGAATTCAGGTTAGCTTTTGGAGGTGTTATCAGAGGTGCAGCAAGTAGGACTCAATGGAAATGGGACGAGAGATATATTATCTACACCCACTTTTCTCCCTCCACATGGGATTTATGGTGTGGTCTTGGATACTTCGGTTTAAATCCAAGTAATTTAACTGATTATCCATATTTAGGTATATTTTTGCAGGTTTCTTCTAGGTTTGGACAACGCCCAAAAATTATTGAATCTATGCAAAAAATAATTTACGATAAACCCAATCTATGGACTCCTAGTAATTTAAAAGTTTTGCCAGCATGGTCAGGTATATTTTATCGAAAAAGCTTACAAGACTTTTTATCTGAAGAAAACCACGTATCTGCTATTAAATTATTTTTCCAAGAGTCAATAAAGGAATTAAAAACGGTTCAGGAACAATATTTTGATTTTCCTTGGAAGGGTGTAAGTATAGAAACAGTTACAGAAACTGATAAAGAAGACCTAGACACCTTACCATCTTCCATCGCATAA
- a CDS encoding glycerol acyltransferase: MADVIYQAQAPLEFIPPAFNPLLLRGVHLLLPSWIKWQTPITQIEADNVEVLVDLYRQFQDGKIRFMLAFRHPKTDDPFCLGYLLSQLVPKVARSQNITLQLPIHAHFIYDRGIPLWAGSHVGWIASHLGGTPIQRGKADWTGLRSARELFANGKFPMAAAPEGATNGLSENISPLEPGIAQLGFWCAEDLQKAGSDQQVLIVPVGIKYSYVDAPWDAIANLLNELEAASGLPVNAAENASIESLYPCLLTLAEHLLSLMEKFYTRFYHLKLTDAKTVGKEIENRNEALAVRLQALLNAALLISEQYFDLQSKGTLSDRCRRVEQAGWNYIFREDFKDVKGVSAVEKALGDRIAEEANARMWHMRLVESFVAISGNYIRENPTVERFAETTLILWQMIAKIKGNKTVQRPQLGKQKVKITVGEPISISEHYPAYKENRLGARQAIADVTNNLQHALEGLIGLG; this comes from the coding sequence TTGGCAGATGTAATTTATCAAGCACAAGCACCCTTAGAATTTATTCCTCCGGCGTTTAACCCTTTATTGCTACGAGGTGTCCATCTGTTGCTACCCAGTTGGATAAAATGGCAAACACCTATTACCCAAATTGAAGCAGACAACGTAGAGGTTCTGGTGGATCTCTATCGCCAGTTTCAAGACGGTAAGATCCGTTTTATGCTGGCATTTCGCCATCCGAAAACAGACGATCCGTTTTGTTTGGGTTACTTGCTGTCTCAACTCGTGCCAAAAGTAGCGCGATCGCAAAATATAACACTACAACTTCCCATTCACGCTCATTTTATCTACGATCGCGGCATTCCTCTGTGGGCAGGTTCCCATGTTGGCTGGATTGCTTCTCATTTAGGTGGGACTCCGATTCAGCGAGGTAAGGCTGACTGGACGGGGTTACGTTCGGCGCGTGAGTTGTTTGCTAATGGGAAATTCCCGATGGCGGCTGCGCCAGAAGGTGCTACCAATGGTTTATCAGAGAATATTAGCCCCCTAGAACCTGGTATTGCCCAATTAGGCTTTTGGTGTGCTGAAGATTTGCAAAAAGCTGGAAGCGACCAACAGGTTCTAATTGTACCAGTTGGGATTAAATATAGTTACGTTGATGCTCCTTGGGATGCGATCGCTAACCTTTTAAATGAGTTGGAAGCGGCTAGTGGTTTACCTGTGAATGCAGCAGAAAATGCTTCTATAGAATCGCTTTATCCCTGCTTGTTGACTTTGGCTGAACATTTACTTTCGCTGATGGAAAAATTTTACACGCGCTTTTATCATCTAAAGCTTACAGATGCCAAAACAGTAGGAAAAGAAATCGAAAATAGAAATGAAGCATTAGCTGTTCGTTTACAAGCGTTGTTGAATGCGGCGCTACTAATATCAGAACAGTATTTTGATTTGCAGTCAAAAGGTACTTTGAGTGACCGATGTCGGCGAGTAGAACAAGCTGGGTGGAATTATATATTTAGAGAAGATTTTAAGGATGTAAAAGGGGTATCTGCTGTAGAAAAAGCTTTAGGCGATCGCATTGCAGAAGAAGCGAATGCACGGATGTGGCACATGCGTTTAGTAGAAAGTTTTGTCGCTATTTCTGGTAATTATATTCGTGAAAACCCAACAGTAGAAAGGTTTGCTGAGACAACTTTAATTTTATGGCAAATGATTGCTAAAATCAAAGGTAATAAAACTGTGCAGCGTCCGCAATTGGGTAAACAAAAAGTAAAAATTACTGTGGGTGAACCCATATCTATTTCTGAGCATTACCCAGCATATAAGGAAAATCGTTTGGGTGCTAGACAAGCTATTGCTGATGTGACGAATAATTTACAACACGCGTTGGAAGGATTGATTGGATTGGGATGA
- a CDS encoding Uma2 family endonuclease, whose protein sequence is MSLTTAKRFTIAEYHRLAELGFFEENDRVELIKGEIIQMAAKGTPHSVCSTRLYRELFKLVVEDAILRGQEPIIIPDDSEPEPDIVIVRNRPDDYLEAHPSPSDVLLVIEISNSTLKYDQDVKLSVYAEAGISDYWIFNLVDNYLESYSEPYKDLQGRFGYRRKLIFLQNESVSLPYFPDLFLDLSKVFPG, encoded by the coding sequence ATGAGCCTTACCACTGCTAAACGCTTTACTATAGCTGAATATCACCGTCTAGCTGAACTCGGCTTCTTTGAGGAGAATGACCGAGTTGAGCTAATTAAGGGTGAAATAATCCAGATGGCAGCAAAAGGTACACCGCATTCTGTTTGCAGCACCCGCTTATATCGGGAATTATTCAAGCTGGTTGTAGAAGATGCGATTCTTCGAGGACAAGAACCAATTATTATACCTGATGACAGCGAACCAGAACCCGATATAGTCATTGTACGAAATCGTCCTGATGACTATTTAGAAGCTCATCCTAGCCCATCTGATGTATTGTTGGTAATTGAAATTTCTAATTCCACTTTGAAATATGACCAAGATGTAAAACTATCTGTTTATGCAGAAGCTGGTATTTCCGACTATTGGATATTTAATTTAGTAGATAACTACTTAGAATCTTACAGCGAGCCTTATAAAGATTTACAAGGTAGATTTGGTTATCGTCGTAAGTTAATTTTTCTACAAAATGAATCAGTTAGTCTGCCATATTTTCCTGATTTATTTCTGGATTTATCTAAAGTATTTCCAGGTTAA
- a CDS encoding (2Fe-2S) ferredoxin domain-containing protein, producing MGNKYLTLSELNLEGQLLGFVGGEPGKYKYLQLAVPSGNVEIKLPKELRSSLSSSLVPGQRVRVCGHSKVDSRTSKIKIKAYRVTPIDACPKQDLPPQPKARIMVCQKGGCLKRGGKGLLSELEKTLSDRGLLDKVNIEHTSCQKCCGSAPNCVLQLGNKKYKNIHPEAIASLLEGHLTEQ from the coding sequence ATGGGTAACAAGTATTTGACGTTATCAGAATTGAACCTTGAAGGACAGTTACTAGGTTTTGTTGGTGGTGAACCAGGAAAATATAAATATTTGCAATTGGCAGTTCCATCTGGAAATGTGGAAATCAAACTGCCTAAAGAGTTGCGCAGTTCTCTAAGTTCATCCTTAGTTCCCGGTCAGCGAGTTCGTGTTTGTGGTCATAGTAAGGTGGACTCGCGCACAAGTAAAATAAAAATTAAAGCCTATCGAGTGACACCAATTGATGCGTGTCCAAAGCAAGATTTACCACCTCAACCTAAAGCGAGGATTATGGTATGTCAAAAAGGCGGTTGCCTGAAACGTGGTGGTAAAGGTTTGTTATCAGAATTAGAAAAAACTTTGAGCGATCGCGGTTTGTTAGACAAAGTTAACATTGAACATACTAGTTGCCAAAAATGCTGTGGCAGCGCTCCCAACTGTGTTTTACAGCTTGGTAACAAGAAATACAAGAATATTCATCCTGAAGCGATCGCATCTTTGCTAGAAGGTCACTTAACAGAGCAATAA
- the cysE gene encoding serine O-acetyltransferase codes for MQQSLDNISDSQTTKTQDSAHTSMLKNLLSGVFFEPLLSDFRIIFERDPAARNWLEVVFCYPGLHALCLHRLAHWLHSRGVGFIPRLISHLGRFLTGIEIHPGAEIGQGVFIDHGMGVVIGETAIVGDYTLIYQDVTLGGTGKESGKRHPTVGKNAVIGAGAKVLGNLQIGDRVRIGAGSILLQNVPNDSTVVGVPGRIISRNESASLSPLEHGKLPDVEATVIRSLLSRIEQLEKQLQTLGVKSH; via the coding sequence ATGCAACAGTCTTTAGACAATATTAGCGACTCCCAGACTACCAAAACGCAGGATTCTGCCCATACATCCATGCTGAAAAATCTCCTCTCTGGCGTTTTTTTTGAGCCATTATTGAGTGATTTTCGCATTATCTTTGAGCGCGATCCAGCAGCACGGAATTGGCTAGAGGTGGTGTTTTGCTACCCTGGATTGCACGCGCTATGTTTGCATCGTCTTGCTCACTGGTTACATAGTCGAGGAGTCGGTTTTATCCCCCGCTTAATTTCTCACTTGGGGCGATTTTTGACCGGAATTGAAATTCACCCAGGTGCAGAGATTGGTCAGGGCGTGTTTATCGACCACGGAATGGGTGTTGTGATTGGCGAAACTGCGATCGTCGGCGACTATACACTGATTTATCAGGACGTCACCCTTGGCGGAACTGGTAAAGAAAGCGGTAAGCGTCATCCCACAGTCGGCAAAAATGCAGTAATTGGGGCGGGTGCGAAAGTTTTGGGTAATCTGCAAATTGGCGATCGCGTCCGTATTGGTGCAGGTTCGATTCTCTTGCAGAATGTCCCTAACGACTCCACAGTTGTGGGAGTTCCCGGTCGAATTATTTCTCGCAACGAAAGCGCCAGCCTTTCTCCTTTAGAACATGGAAAGCTACCCGATGTAGAAGCAACTGTGATTCGTTCTTTGCTCTCACGCATCGAGCAACTCGAAAAACAACTGCAAACTTTAGGCGTTAAGAGTCATTAG
- a CDS encoding Asr1405/Asl0597 family protein has product MTNHVLQIPLSDRWRIYHRLQELKIKSYCPPDGSLRVQVNNLVEVILIRSIVMQFLASRHELLEWLERCWHYSGES; this is encoded by the coding sequence ATGACAAATCACGTTTTGCAGATTCCTTTGAGCGATCGCTGGCGAATCTATCACCGCTTGCAAGAGTTAAAAATTAAGAGCTACTGTCCCCCCGATGGTTCTTTGCGAGTGCAAGTGAACAATTTAGTCGAAGTAATTCTGATTCGCAGTATAGTTATGCAATTTCTTGCTTCTCGTCACGAATTATTAGAGTGGCTAGAGCGTTGCTGGCATTATAGTGGTGAGTCATGA
- the nifT gene encoding putative nitrogen fixation protein NifT has product MKVMLRMNDAGTLVVYVAKKDLEEEVVKQTDGTDGKILTLANGWELEFRDLPDAANLPQTVEAKRLA; this is encoded by the coding sequence ATGAAAGTAATGCTACGGATGAATGATGCCGGTACTTTAGTAGTTTACGTTGCTAAAAAAGACCTAGAAGAAGAAGTCGTCAAACAAACCGATGGAACTGATGGTAAGATTCTCACCCTAGCAAATGGTTGGGAATTAGAATTTCGTGATTTGCCAGATGCAGCAAATTTACCTCAAACGGTAGAAGCTAAACGCCTCGCGTAA
- a CDS encoding protochlorophyllide oxidoreductase — translation MTHAQRQAFLKTSSLGQLFGVAHLLPEVEDSKSYNYALSNQAKLVDVDISFSSKHKFQYEMLEPYRKGRGKWFRTVSWMHLYHSKLEKISSQTKTMVTV, via the coding sequence ATGACTCACGCCCAAAGGCAAGCTTTCCTGAAAACGTCTTCTTTGGGACAACTATTCGGAGTAGCACATTTGCTACCTGAAGTCGAAGATTCAAAAAGCTACAACTATGCTTTAAGTAATCAAGCAAAATTGGTAGATGTAGATATATCATTTTCTAGCAAACATAAGTTTCAGTATGAGATGTTAGAGCCTTACAGAAAAGGTCGTGGTAAATGGTTCAGAACTGTATCTTGGATGCATCTCTATCACTCAAAGCTTGAAAAAATTTCATCCCAAACAAAGACAATGGTAACAGTGTAA
- a CDS encoding proline--tRNA ligase: MRLSQMLFVTLRDDPADAEIPSHKLLLRAGYIHRIGSGIYAYLPLMWRVLQKVSQIVREEMNATGAQECLLPQLQPADLWKESGRWDTYTKAEGIMFSLIDRREQQLGLGPTHEEVITAIARDMIRSYRQLPLHLYQIQTKFRDEIRPRFGLMRGREFIMKDGYSCHADEASLKETYQDMYKAYSNILRRSGLAFRAVEADSGAIGGSGSTEFMILAEAGEDEVLYTEDGKYAANVEKAVSLPIDAETSRFTTYEKRDTPGTETIEKVCKLLNSSPTQLVKNVLYQTVYDNGLTVLVLVSIRGDQEVNEVKLQNELTKLASEYGAKTIISLDVPNIEAQQAWTAKSLPLGYIAPDIADEYITANKQIHPKFLRLVDQTAVDLKNFVTGANEAGYHVVGANWGEQFTLPTVVDIRKSRPGDRAIHNQEQTLQSARGIEAGHIFQLGTKYSQAMGATYTNEQGEEKPLFMGCFGVGVSRLAQAAVEQSYDKDGIIWPVAIAPYHAIITIPNIKDAQQIEIAQKLYTELNQAGIETLLDDRDERAGVKFKDADLIGIPYRIVTGRAIANGKVEIVERATRKSQEIVIDEVTTTLKQWITEAIGHRA, translated from the coding sequence ATGCGACTTTCACAAATGTTATTTGTTACACTGCGTGACGATCCGGCTGATGCTGAGATTCCCAGCCATAAATTATTACTCCGTGCAGGTTACATTCATCGCATCGGTAGTGGTATCTATGCTTATCTCCCGTTAATGTGGCGGGTACTGCAAAAAGTTTCCCAGATTGTGCGAGAAGAAATGAACGCTACAGGCGCACAAGAATGTCTTCTACCACAATTACAACCTGCTGATTTGTGGAAGGAATCGGGACGCTGGGACACTTACACCAAAGCTGAGGGGATTATGTTTTCCCTGATTGACCGCCGTGAGCAACAATTAGGATTAGGCCCAACTCATGAGGAAGTAATCACAGCGATCGCTCGTGATATGATTCGCTCGTATCGCCAATTACCACTGCATCTCTACCAAATTCAAACTAAATTCCGTGATGAAATTCGTCCCCGCTTTGGTTTAATGCGCGGACGGGAATTTATCATGAAGGACGGCTACTCTTGCCACGCCGATGAAGCCAGCCTCAAAGAAACTTACCAGGATATGTATAAAGCCTACAGCAATATCCTACGGCGTTCTGGTTTAGCTTTTCGGGCAGTAGAGGCTGATTCGGGTGCAATTGGTGGTTCTGGTTCCACAGAATTTATGATTTTGGCAGAAGCTGGCGAAGATGAAGTTCTCTACACTGAGGATGGTAAATACGCCGCTAACGTAGAAAAGGCTGTTTCTTTACCAATTGACGCCGAAACCTCACGGTTTACAACCTATGAAAAACGGGATACACCTGGAACAGAAACCATTGAAAAGGTCTGTAAACTTCTCAACTCTTCTCCTACTCAATTAGTGAAAAACGTCCTTTATCAGACAGTTTATGATAATGGTTTAACGGTGTTAGTTCTGGTAAGCATCCGAGGCGATCAGGAAGTTAATGAAGTCAAATTGCAAAATGAATTGACCAAATTAGCTTCTGAATATGGTGCTAAAACTATTATTAGTTTGGATGTACCAAATATAGAAGCCCAGCAAGCATGGACAGCTAAATCTTTACCTTTAGGTTACATTGCGCCAGACATCGCAGATGAGTATATTACCGCCAACAAGCAGATCCATCCCAAGTTTTTGCGCTTGGTAGATCAAACAGCCGTTGATTTAAAAAACTTTGTTACAGGTGCGAATGAAGCTGGCTATCACGTCGTTGGTGCTAATTGGGGTGAGCAATTTACATTGCCTACAGTAGTAGATATACGTAAGTCAAGACCAGGCGATCGCGCCATCCATAACCAAGAACAAACCTTACAAAGCGCCCGTGGAATTGAAGCAGGTCACATCTTCCAATTAGGTACTAAATATTCCCAAGCAATGGGAGCAACTTATACCAATGAACAGGGTGAAGAAAAGCCGCTATTTATGGGTTGTTTTGGCGTAGGTGTATCACGACTAGCGCAAGCTGCTGTAGAGCAATCTTACGATAAAGATGGGATTATTTGGCCAGTTGCGATCGCACCCTATCACGCGATCATCACAATTCCTAACATTAAGGATGCTCAACAAATCGAAATCGCCCAAAAACTTTACACAGAACTCAATCAAGCAGGAATTGAAACCCTACTAGATGACCGCGATGAACGTGCTGGAGTGAAATTTAAAGATGCTGACTTGATTGGCATACCTTATAGAATTGTAACCGGGCGGGCGATCGCTAATGGCAAAGTTGAAATTGTAGAAAGAGCCACCCGTAAATCTCAAGAAATAGTCATTGATGAAGTGACAACAACACTTAAACAGTGGATTACCGAAGCAATAGGGCATAGGGCATAG
- a CDS encoding Uma2 family endonuclease — translation MSSPVLENPTTAETSYVLLYNVSWEQLEQLDVTLAGTSARLTYLDNILEIMSPLSDDHEDSKKTLAMLLEVYMQTKKIRFYGRGSAAIGKKSDKTRREPDESYNLGAKKPIPDLILEITVTSGGINKLEIYQRLRVPEVWFWEDGLLSVYCLQGDSYIKVTRSTLLPDLDLDLLAKYARMADQYDAVTEYSQIITKVI, via the coding sequence ATGTCTTCCCCTGTCCTGGAAAACCCTACGACTGCTGAGACTTCCTATGTTCTTCTGTACAATGTCAGTTGGGAACAGTTAGAACAGCTTGATGTCACCCTTGCAGGGACAAGCGCACGATTAACTTATTTAGATAATATTCTCGAAATTATGTCCCCACTTTCTGACGACCACGAGGACAGTAAAAAAACTCTGGCGATGTTGCTGGAAGTCTATATGCAGACGAAAAAGATCCGGTTTTATGGACGGGGAAGTGCAGCCATAGGTAAAAAGTCAGACAAAACGCGACGGGAACCGGATGAGTCTTATAATTTAGGGGCAAAAAAACCTATTCCTGATTTAATTTTGGAAATAACTGTCACGAGTGGCGGAATTAATAAGCTAGAAATTTATCAGCGTTTGCGAGTACCTGAAGTCTGGTTTTGGGAAGATGGTTTGTTATCAGTTTATTGTTTGCAAGGTGACAGCTATATAAAAGTTACTAGAAGTACTTTATTGCCTGATTTAGATTTAGATTTATTAGCAAAATATGCGCGAATGGCTGACCAATATGATGCTGTGACTGAATATAGTCAGATAATAACTAAAGTTATTTAA
- a CDS encoding DUF2949 domain-containing protein: MPTRNRDIKLLNFLHNELELSNADIAVALRHRESENGPLPMLLWQYGFVDLEQLGKIFDWLADQS; the protein is encoded by the coding sequence ATGCCGACTCGGAACAGAGATATAAAACTCCTCAATTTTTTGCACAATGAACTTGAACTTTCAAATGCCGATATTGCTGTAGCTCTGCGACACCGTGAATCAGAAAATGGCCCACTACCGATGCTCCTCTGGCAGTATGGTTTCGTTGACTTGGAGCAGTTAGGAAAAATTTTTGATTGGCTAGCAGACCAAAGTTAG